A portion of the Fusobacterium sp. genome contains these proteins:
- a CDS encoding LacI family DNA-binding transcriptional regulator gives MGCTLKDIAKITGLSVSTVSRALNDSPLIKDKTKLKIKKIAESMNFEFNINARSLIKSKTNTIGIVFGNNYYNSKTKTFYSIFERYLIDNIEKNGFEALIQSSANAYTGNSNIKKIVNGQKVDAILIVTRDITDEDIEVLENSKIPFAFLYYPTNKREFIKRTFIIDNEKSGALAAKYFNKKGLKNILTITKKTDIETNYTDRTKGFLQEAKALKLNVDISYNGITFEEGYNFILNNIDFIDKYDGIFCQQDYCALGIIKGLNEKNIKIPDKISILGHDDFEEIINMFSPRLSTIKQPFEELCLNAISYLMGEIKNENVSVKRSLKAAIIERES, from the coding sequence ATGGGATGTACTTTAAAAGATATAGCTAAAATAACTGGCTTAAGTGTTTCAACTGTTTCAAGGGCGCTAAATGATAGTCCTTTGATTAAGGATAAAACTAAACTTAAAATAAAGAAAATTGCAGAGAGTATGAATTTTGAATTCAATATTAATGCTAGAAGTTTAATAAAAAGTAAAACTAATACTATTGGAATAGTTTTTGGGAATAATTATTATAATTCTAAAACAAAAACTTTTTATTCAATTTTTGAAAGATACTTAATAGATAATATAGAAAAAAATGGTTTTGAAGCTTTGATTCAGTCTTCAGCTAATGCTTACACTGGAAATAGTAATATTAAAAAAATTGTGAATGGACAGAAAGTTGATGCTATTTTAATTGTGACAAGAGATATTACAGATGAAGATATTGAAGTTTTAGAAAATTCAAAAATTCCTTTTGCTTTTTTATATTACCCAACAAATAAAAGAGAATTTATAAAACGAACTTTTATAATTGATAATGAAAAAAGCGGAGCTCTTGCAGCTAAATACTTCAATAAAAAAGGATTAAAAAATATTTTAACAATTACTAAAAAAACTGATATAGAAACCAATTATACAGATAGAACAAAAGGATTTTTGCAGGAAGCAAAAGCTTTAAAACTGAATGTAGATATTTCCTATAATGGAATTACTTTTGAAGAAGGTTATAACTTTATACTTAATAATATAGATTTTATAGATAAATATGATGGAATATTTTGTCAACAAGATTATTGTGCATTGGGTATTATTAAAGGGCTCAATGAAAAAAATATTAAAATTCCTGACAAAATTTCTATTCTTGGTCATGATGATTTTGAAGAAATAATAAATATGTTTTCACCTAGACTTTCAACTATCAAGCAACCATTTGAAGAATTGTGTTTAAATGCGATTAGTTATTTAATGGGAGAAATAAAGAATGAAAATGTATCTGTTAAAAGGAGTTTGAAAGCAGCTATAATAGAAAGAGAGAGCTGA
- a CDS encoding glycine betaine ABC transporter substrate-binding protein, with protein sequence MIIQIFKILLERKSFFLDLLWQHIYISFTAVIAAAVIGLGIGIFIERFRYTSKIVLSVVNFLYTIPSIALLGFLIPFSGIGNKTAITALIIYAMLPMVRNTYIGLANVSPAILEASKGMGSTTWQTLFRIKFPLAFPVIFSGFRSMVTMTIALAGIASFIGAGGLGVAIYRGITTNNPNMTLAGSLLIAFLAIFFDTILNFGEKLLLKRNKGKSLRSIIIGIIGVTVLIKLSISIFFTPVSNIIHIATKPMTEQYILGEMLKELIEHDTDLAVKLTSGVGGGTTNIQLGMEAGEFDLYPEYTGTGWNQVLKEKGIYTEKLFEEMNRKYKEDFKMIWHGMYGFNNTYGLAVNKKTADKYNLKTYSDLAKVSDKLIFGAEYDFFEREDGYDALSKAYHMRFSSTMDMDIGLKYQAMKDGKIDIMNIFTTDGQLAGADIIVLEDDLSFYPSYKAGNIVRIEVLEAHPELRNVLLKFENTITDKDMAEMNYQVESMKQEPSDVAHKFLVEKGYVEE encoded by the coding sequence ATGATTATACAAATTTTTAAAATATTATTAGAACGAAAAAGTTTCTTTTTAGATTTACTCTGGCAACATATTTATATTTCCTTTACAGCAGTAATAGCTGCTGCTGTAATAGGACTTGGAATAGGTATTTTTATTGAGAGATTTCGCTATACTTCAAAGATTGTTTTATCAGTTGTAAATTTCCTGTACACCATTCCATCTATTGCTCTGCTTGGTTTTCTTATTCCTTTTTCAGGGATAGGAAACAAGACAGCAATTACAGCTCTTATTATATATGCAATGCTTCCAATGGTACGAAATACATATATAGGTCTGGCAAATGTTTCACCAGCTATATTAGAAGCATCAAAAGGAATGGGAAGTACAACATGGCAAACTCTTTTTAGAATAAAGTTTCCTTTGGCATTTCCAGTTATTTTTTCAGGTTTTCGAAGTATGGTTACTATGACAATTGCATTGGCAGGAATAGCTTCTTTTATAGGAGCAGGGGGACTGGGAGTAGCAATTTATCGTGGAATTACAACAAATAACCCTAATATGACTCTGGCAGGAAGTCTGCTTATTGCTTTTCTGGCAATTTTCTTTGATACAATTCTTAATTTTGGGGAAAAATTATTACTAAAAAGAAATAAAGGGAAATCTCTTCGCAGTATTATTATAGGTATAATTGGTGTAACAGTATTGATTAAACTTAGTATTTCTATATTTTTTACACCTGTTTCCAATATAATTCACATAGCTACAAAACCTATGACAGAACAATATATTTTGGGAGAGATGCTTAAAGAATTGATAGAGCATGATACAGATTTAGCTGTAAAACTTACATCTGGAGTTGGAGGAGGTACTACTAACATTCAGCTAGGAATGGAAGCTGGAGAATTTGATTTGTATCCAGAATATACAGGAACTGGATGGAATCAAGTGTTGAAGGAAAAAGGAATATATACAGAAAAACTTTTTGAAGAGATGAATAGAAAGTATAAGGAAGATTTTAAGATGATCTGGCATGGAATGTATGGATTTAATAATACTTATGGTCTGGCAGTTAATAAAAAAACAGCAGATAAATATAATTTAAAAACTTATTCAGATTTAGCAAAAGTATCTGACAAATTAATTTTTGGAGCAGAGTATGATTTTTTTGAACGTGAAGATGGATATGATGCTTTGTCTAAAGCTTATCACATGAGATTTTCTTCTACAATGGATATGGATATTGGGTTGAAATACCAGGCAATGAAAGATGGAAAAATTGATATTATGAATATATTTACAACAGATGGACAGTTGGCTGGAGCCGATATTATTGTACTTGAAGATGATCTTTCTTTTTATCCTTCGTATAAGGCTGGAAATATTGTAAGAATAGAAGTGCTGGAAGCACATCCAGAATTGAGGAATGTCTTATTAAAATTTGAAAATACCATAACTGACAAAGATATGGCAGAGATGAATTATCAGGTTGAAAGTATGAAGCAGGAGCCTAGTGATGTAGCACATAAATTTTTAGTTGAGAAAGGATATGTGGAGGAATAG
- a CDS encoding 2,3-bisphosphoglycerate-independent phosphoglycerate mutase — MKRKVLLAIADGLGDRPCEILENKTPLEYAKTETLDILAKNGTTGIMDLYKAGIPVGTDLGHLILFGYSIEDYPGRGPIEAFGKGVELIEGDIAFRCNFATVNENMQIIDRRAGRIREGTKKLADALNGIQIDGITILFKEATEHRAVMVFRGNNLSAAVSDTDPKKEGLKIKTSTGKDETKEALFTADILNKVIEKSHEILKNHPLNIERIKKGEFPANCIITRGAGKMPKIEKITEKLKFKASCIAAEDTVLGAARLAGFDTVTNSSFTGNIDTDIEKKAKYAVEALKKNDLVVLHYKATDLMGHDNNPKGKVEAIEKYDQMLKIVLELIKKEKLNDTIIALAADHSTPCERKEHSGDPVPIMINGRSIRKDYVEKYDEISCSQGGLNRIKGSDFINILLDYLELTIKQGN, encoded by the coding sequence ATGAAAAGAAAAGTACTTTTAGCTATTGCAGATGGATTAGGAGACAGACCTTGTGAGATACTCGAAAATAAAACTCCTTTGGAATATGCAAAAACTGAAACCTTAGATATATTAGCTAAAAATGGAACAACAGGAATTATGGATTTGTACAAAGCAGGAATACCTGTTGGTACAGACCTTGGACATCTTATCTTATTTGGATATAGTATTGAGGATTATCCAGGAAGAGGACCTATTGAGGCTTTTGGAAAAGGGGTGGAGTTAATAGAAGGTGATATTGCTTTTAGATGTAATTTTGCAACAGTTAATGAGAATATGCAGATAATTGATCGTAGAGCTGGAAGAATCAGAGAAGGTACAAAAAAACTAGCAGATGCATTAAATGGAATACAGATTGATGGAATTACAATACTTTTTAAAGAAGCTACTGAGCATAGAGCTGTTATGGTTTTTAGAGGCAATAATTTATCTGCTGCTGTTTCAGATACTGATCCTAAAAAAGAAGGTCTTAAAATAAAAACTTCCACAGGAAAAGATGAAACTAAAGAAGCTCTTTTTACTGCTGATATATTGAATAAAGTCATAGAAAAATCTCACGAAATTTTAAAAAACCATCCCTTAAATATAGAAAGAATTAAAAAGGGAGAATTTCCTGCCAATTGTATTATCACAAGAGGAGCAGGAAAAATGCCTAAAATAGAAAAAATAACAGAAAAATTAAAATTTAAAGCCAGCTGTATTGCTGCTGAAGATACAGTTTTAGGTGCTGCAAGATTAGCTGGTTTTGATACTGTAACTAACAGCAGTTTTACAGGAAATATTGACACAGATATTGAAAAAAAAGCTAAATATGCGGTAGAAGCTTTAAAAAAGAATGACCTTGTTGTTCTTCATTACAAAGCCACAGATTTAATGGGGCATGACAATAATCCTAAAGGAAAAGTTGAAGCTATAGAAAAGTATGATCAAATGCTCAAAATTGTTCTTGAACTAATTAAAAAGGAGAAATTAAATGATACAATCATTGCTCTTGCTGCTGACCACTCAACACCTTGTGAAAGAAAAGAACATAGTGGTGATCCTGTTCCTATTATGATAAATGGAAGAAGTATCAGAAAGGATTATGTGGAAAAATATGATGAGATTTCTTGCAGTCAAGGTGGATTAAATAGAATTAAAGGTTCTGATTTTATTAATATTCTTCTTGATTATTTAGAGTTAACAATTAAACAGGGAAATTGA
- a CDS encoding LysR family transcriptional regulator: MDIDKIESFVTLAEIKHFAKASEVLYISQPALSKRIQALEDELNVPLFNRIGKKIFLTVQGEYFKKYAEEMLASYYNAREYIKQIENLEHGTLNFGATNFIGVYLMPEFISKFYNKYPKIEINMVINSSKNILNMLHKNQLEFIFLSDYIVEDDNYYVINKYIDDNLKLIVGNKHRLFGQKSCSLFDIADDLYITKEPTSSQSRFLDKIFKKYNFNFNNKLFISHQEAIKESVINNIGISILSVNSVRRELESGLVRALDFDEENIQREIQYVHIKNKFLTPAANEFIKLISE, translated from the coding sequence ATGGATATAGATAAAATAGAATCATTTGTAACTTTAGCAGAAATAAAGCACTTTGCAAAGGCATCAGAAGTACTCTATATTTCACAGCCAGCTTTAAGTAAAAGAATTCAGGCTTTAGAAGATGAACTTAATGTACCTCTTTTTAATCGTATTGGGAAGAAAATATTTCTTACTGTTCAGGGAGAATATTTTAAAAAATATGCAGAGGAAATGCTGGCTTCTTATTATAATGCCAGAGAATATATAAAACAAATTGAAAATCTAGAACATGGAACTTTAAATTTTGGGGCAACAAACTTTATTGGAGTGTATTTAATGCCAGAATTTATTTCAAAATTTTACAATAAATATCCAAAAATAGAAATAAACATGGTGATTAATTCTTCTAAAAATATATTAAATATGCTTCACAAAAATCAGCTGGAATTTATTTTTCTTTCAGATTATATTGTAGAGGATGATAATTATTATGTTATTAATAAATATATTGATGATAATTTAAAATTAATAGTTGGGAATAAGCATAGACTGTTTGGGCAGAAATCTTGTTCTTTATTTGATATTGCAGATGATTTATATATAACAAAAGAACCTACATCTTCTCAATCTAGATTTTTGGATAAAATATTTAAAAAGTATAATTTTAATTTTAATAATAAATTATTTATTAGTCATCAGGAGGCTATTAAAGAATCTGTGATCAATAATATTGGAATATCAATTCTTTCTGTAAATTCTGTAAGAAGAGAGTTGGAAAGTGGATTAGTAAGAGCTCTTGATTTTGATGAAGAGAATATTCAAAGAGAGATACAATATGTTCATATAAAAAATAAATTTTTGACTCCTGCTGCAAATGAATTTATAAAATTAATATCTGAATAA
- a CDS encoding DASS family sodium-coupled anion symporter has translation MSDTQKKNLIPILSTIGAVITFFIILFIPLPQGMSIEAQKSLALFTFALIMWIAKPIPIYQTSIIIILLLPLIGAVKKQGQAFETLGYSIIWLMVAAFVLTSAMSASNLGKRIALVLTTKFSKTPTQTLIVFVFINYILAFFVPSTTARASLIAPIILVILEVYKAVPGKSNFGKLIMLQGVQNNAFATSVVMTATSAQVLALGFINEQTGASVGYMDWLLGSLPQALLTTIIAFVVGLKLYSHKNELGDVMSNATLSLKKQLEELGPMSSKEKKALFIFLLTLILWATGDYQKAWFGFKISTEQTAVLSMLLCLLPGIGVITWKQANIKWDLMVFSAGAYAVGNAVDNTGGATWAIDKIINIIGLDKMAPSLVAITLIFITVFSHLIFTSKTVRTTILIPAIITLSKQLGIDPVSLALVCSFGIAYTITLPPHSKVNTLYFGTGYFDVKDELIYGLISCFIGSCSLSLIYFTWIKFVL, from the coding sequence ATGTCAGACACTCAAAAGAAAAATTTAATACCCATACTCAGCACCATAGGGGCAGTTATTACATTCTTTATAATACTATTTATACCTCTGCCTCAAGGAATGTCAATAGAAGCTCAAAAAAGCTTAGCTCTATTTACTTTTGCTTTAATAATGTGGATTGCTAAACCAATCCCTATTTATCAAACTTCAATTATTATTATTCTACTGCTTCCACTTATCGGAGCTGTAAAAAAACAGGGACAAGCTTTTGAAACTCTAGGATACAGCATCATATGGCTGATGGTAGCTGCATTTGTATTGACTTCAGCTATGAGTGCTTCAAATCTCGGAAAAAGAATTGCACTTGTACTTACAACTAAGTTTTCAAAAACTCCTACTCAAACATTAATAGTTTTTGTTTTTATAAACTATATACTGGCATTCTTTGTTCCATCTACAACTGCAAGAGCTTCATTAATTGCTCCAATAATTTTAGTCATACTTGAAGTATATAAAGCTGTTCCTGGAAAAAGTAACTTTGGAAAATTAATAATGCTACAAGGTGTACAAAATAATGCTTTTGCTACATCAGTAGTAATGACAGCAACTTCAGCACAGGTATTAGCCCTTGGATTCATAAATGAGCAGACTGGAGCAAGTGTAGGGTATATGGACTGGCTGTTAGGTTCCTTACCTCAAGCTCTTCTTACTACTATAATTGCCTTTGTTGTGGGACTTAAATTATACAGCCATAAAAACGAACTTGGTGATGTGATGAGCAATGCAACACTTTCATTAAAAAAACAACTGGAAGAACTTGGACCTATGTCATCTAAAGAAAAGAAAGCTCTATTCATATTTCTGTTAACATTAATTTTATGGGCAACAGGAGATTATCAGAAGGCATGGTTTGGATTTAAAATCAGTACTGAACAAACTGCTGTTTTAAGTATGCTCCTTTGTTTACTACCAGGAATTGGAGTCATAACATGGAAACAAGCTAACATTAAATGGGATTTGATGGTATTCTCTGCTGGTGCATATGCTGTAGGAAATGCTGTTGATAATACTGGAGGAGCTACCTGGGCTATTGATAAAATAATAAATATTATTGGATTGGATAAAATGGCTCCATCTTTAGTAGCAATTACTTTAATTTTTATAACAGTATTCAGTCACCTTATTTTTACAAGTAAAACAGTAAGAACAACTATTTTAATTCCAGCAATTATAACATTATCAAAACAACTTGGAATAGATCCTGTTTCTCTAGCTCTTGTTTGTTCTTTTGGAATAGCATATACAATCACACTACCTCCACATTCAAAAGTTAATACTTTGTATTTTGGTACTGGATATTTCGATGTTAAAGATGAACTAATTTATGGATTAATTTCTTGTTTTATTGGTTCATGTTCACTCTCACTAATTTACTTCACTTGGATAAAATTTGTTTTATAA
- a CDS encoding sodium:solute symporter family transporter, producing the protein MLKSLDFVIIGIYILVLLFIGYVSGKDSKTSDEFFVANRQMSWIPVALSIAATTISANGFIGGPGWAYSVGIVPFMINIAVPFACFFAIWIVVPIIYHLKIISIYEYINLRFGERTKLLLVFHFFINSIIQVSSMVFIPSLFLVIITGWPLKIIVPIIVICSIAYTAMGGIKAVIWTDVFQMIIIWGSVLLIIYIAFDQLGISFIKFVQITKMSGKLDALNFDFSLRSNNNFWGTLLGGSIMWIRYFAFDQTQVQRILTANSIKTVKRSLLTSAVVMNIIYFFMLFIGIILFFFYRGKVFNNSNEIMINFILEEIPIGFLGLTIAGIFASVMSSVDSILNSMTTIFIKDIYEVYFKKEKKASTPKIISISTSLIFGILIIIFVIIGFGDSIRSVLETVGTYISYLVGPACAVFILGFFSRRIDDNGVSLGLVLGLVLGFIISKILNTGWIWNPFIGFILTCVLSCIYNIFIPNLKLEKNKYTIYEIINEIKRDEKENEEEVSLLPCCLDFYAISTLVFFIFQYIILFVIR; encoded by the coding sequence ATGTTAAAAAGTTTAGATTTTGTAATTATAGGGATATATATCTTGGTTTTACTTTTTATAGGTTATGTATCTGGAAAAGATAGCAAGACTTCTGATGAATTTTTTGTTGCCAATAGACAAATGAGTTGGATTCCAGTAGCATTATCTATAGCAGCTACTACAATAAGTGCTAATGGATTTATAGGAGGTCCAGGATGGGCTTATTCTGTTGGCATAGTTCCATTTATGATAAATATAGCTGTTCCTTTTGCTTGTTTTTTTGCAATATGGATAGTAGTACCAATTATTTATCATCTTAAAATTATTTCGATTTATGAATATATAAATTTAAGATTTGGAGAAAGAACAAAATTACTTCTTGTTTTTCATTTTTTTATTAATTCTATAATTCAGGTAAGCTCAATGGTTTTTATTCCTTCTTTATTTCTTGTAATTATAACTGGGTGGCCTTTGAAAATTATTGTTCCAATAATAGTTATTTGTTCAATTGCCTATACTGCAATGGGTGGAATAAAAGCAGTTATATGGACAGATGTTTTTCAAATGATTATTATTTGGGGAAGTGTATTGTTAATTATATATATCGCATTTGATCAACTTGGAATTTCATTTATTAAGTTTGTACAAATAACTAAAATGTCAGGGAAATTAGATGCATTAAATTTTGATTTTTCTTTAAGGAGTAATAATAATTTTTGGGGAACTCTTTTAGGTGGAAGCATTATGTGGATCAGATATTTCGCTTTTGATCAAACACAAGTACAACGAATTTTAACTGCAAATTCAATAAAAACTGTAAAAAGATCCCTTTTAACAAGTGCAGTAGTAATGAATATAATATACTTTTTTATGCTTTTTATAGGAATCATTCTATTTTTCTTTTATAGAGGAAAGGTATTTAATAACTCTAATGAAATCATGATAAATTTTATATTAGAAGAAATTCCAATAGGTTTTTTAGGTTTAACAATTGCTGGTATATTTGCTTCTGTTATGTCAAGTGTTGACTCAATACTAAATTCAATGACAACAATTTTTATAAAAGATATTTATGAAGTTTATTTTAAAAAAGAAAAAAAGGCATCTACACCTAAGATAATTTCTATATCAACATCTTTAATCTTTGGAATTTTAATTATTATTTTTGTAATTATTGGTTTTGGAGACTCAATAAGATCAGTTCTTGAAACAGTTGGAACTTATATTTCTTATCTTGTTGGGCCTGCTTGTGCTGTATTTATTTTAGGATTTTTTTCAAGAAGAATTGATGATAATGGAGTTAGTTTAGGATTGGTACTGGGATTGGTACTAGGATTTATTATTTCTAAAATTTTAAATACAGGATGGATATGGAATCCATTTATTGGATTTATACTAACTTGTGTATTAAGTTGTATTTATAATATCTTTATTCCAAATTTAAAATTAGAAAAAAATAAATATACAATATATGAAATTATAAATGAAATAAAAAGAGATGAAAAGGAAAATGAGGAAGAAGTTTCTCTTCTTCCTTGCTGTTTAGATTTTTATGCAATTTCCACATTGGTATTTTTTATTTTTCAATATATCATATTATTTGTTATAAGATAA
- a CDS encoding ABC transporter ATP-binding protein, protein MKDKIIFKNISKSYGDKIILKNINLKIEEGEFITILGPSGCGKTTLLKLVNRLLNFDEGSILIDGKDILKSNPVNLRRNIGYAIQGSILFPHMTVEENISYVPSLLNGNDKKRTKMAVYKWLKIVGLNKSLLEHYPDEISGGQQQRVGIARALAASPDILLMDEPFSAVDEITRKNLQNEIIRIQRETGITILFVTHDVEEAIRLGTKVLILNEGTIEQFDVPEKILKNPASEFIKKLIKYHK, encoded by the coding sequence ATGAAGGATAAAATTATATTTAAAAATATTTCTAAAAGTTATGGGGATAAGATAATTCTTAAAAATATAAATTTGAAAATAGAAGAGGGAGAATTTATTACAATTTTAGGTCCTTCAGGATGTGGAAAAACTACTCTCTTAAAACTCGTAAACAGACTTCTTAATTTTGATGAAGGGAGTATATTGATAGATGGAAAAGATATTTTGAAAAGCAATCCAGTTAATTTACGACGTAATATAGGTTATGCTATTCAAGGAAGTATCCTTTTTCCTCATATGACTGTAGAAGAGAATATTTCATATGTTCCCTCTCTTCTCAATGGAAATGATAAAAAAAGAACAAAGATGGCAGTTTATAAATGGCTGAAAATTGTAGGATTGAATAAGAGTCTTCTAGAACATTATCCAGATGAAATTTCAGGAGGACAGCAGCAGAGAGTAGGTATTGCAAGAGCTCTAGCAGCTTCACCAGATATTCTTCTTATGGACGAACCTTTCAGTGCAGTAGATGAAATTACTCGTAAAAATTTACAGAATGAGATAATCAGAATACAAAGAGAAACAGGAATCACAATATTATTCGTGACACATGATGTGGAGGAAGCTATAAGGTTGGGAACAAAAGTATTGATTTTAAATGAGGGAACCATAGAGCAGTTTGATGTTCCAGAAAAAATATTAAAAAATCCTGCAAGTGAATTTATAAAGAAATTAATAAAATATCATAAGTAG
- a CDS encoding short-chain fatty acid transporter, giving the protein MIKKLTNFCTAMVQAFLPDPFIFALILSAIVFLLGVFTNGETPYQMVMHWGNGFWGFLGFSMQMVLVIIFGNCLATAPIFHKLVKRLALIPKTPKQAVAFVTFAAAIATLIQWGFGLVIGAILAKEVAKTVKKVDYPLLIASAYSTFMLSVLTSSITLKAASNVDELVKITGGTVKNLIPLGATSYHITTLIALLIMLITLPLLNAAMHPNEKNTKSIDVNLLKEETIIMERPEKPTVAQRLEYSKIIPILIFIAGMTFVINHFFILGKSLNIDIMNFILLIFGILLHKTPINYIQAVGSAARNSAGIILQFPFYAGIMGMMTGLNQSGISIAGLISEKMVALSTANTFPMLSFGSAAIVNMFVPSAGGQWAVQAPVLFPAGHALGVNPALTTMSLCWGDTWTNMIQPFWALPGLGIAKLGVRDIMGYCVMVFLWTGIIIFMAMLAWIYLF; this is encoded by the coding sequence ATGATTAAAAAATTAACAAATTTCTGTACTGCTATGGTACAGGCATTTTTACCTGATCCTTTTATTTTTGCACTGATACTGTCTGCAATAGTATTTCTATTAGGAGTATTTACAAATGGGGAAACACCTTATCAAATGGTTATGCATTGGGGAAATGGATTTTGGGGGTTTTTAGGTTTCTCTATGCAAATGGTACTTGTAATAATATTTGGAAATTGTTTAGCTACTGCTCCTATATTTCATAAATTAGTAAAAAGATTAGCTTTAATTCCAAAAACTCCAAAACAAGCAGTAGCATTTGTTACTTTTGCAGCAGCAATAGCTACATTGATTCAATGGGGATTTGGATTAGTAATAGGTGCTATCTTAGCTAAAGAAGTAGCAAAAACAGTTAAAAAAGTGGACTATCCTCTTTTGATTGCCTCAGCATATTCTACTTTCATGCTATCTGTTTTAACTAGTTCAATCACATTGAAAGCAGCCAGCAATGTGGATGAACTTGTCAAAATAACTGGAGGAACAGTTAAAAATCTTATCCCATTAGGTGCTACAAGTTATCATATTACTACTTTAATAGCACTTTTAATAATGTTAATAACTCTTCCATTGTTAAATGCAGCTATGCATCCAAATGAAAAAAATACAAAAAGTATTGATGTAAATTTATTAAAAGAAGAAACAATAATTATGGAAAGACCTGAGAAACCTACTGTAGCTCAGCGTCTTGAATATAGTAAAATCATTCCTATATTGATATTTATAGCAGGAATGACTTTTGTAATAAATCATTTCTTTATACTTGGTAAAAGTCTCAATATTGATATAATGAATTTTATTCTTTTAATCTTTGGAATTTTACTTCATAAGACGCCTATTAATTATATTCAGGCTGTTGGAAGTGCTGCAAGAAATTCAGCTGGAATTATATTACAGTTTCCCTTCTATGCTGGAATTATGGGAATGATGACTGGATTAAATCAATCTGGAATTTCAATAGCTGGACTTATTTCAGAAAAAATGGTAGCTTTATCTACTGCTAATACATTTCCAATGTTATCTTTTGGAAGTGCAGCAATAGTTAATATGTTTGTTCCATCAGCAGGAGGACAATGGGCAGTACAGGCTCCAGTATTATTTCCAGCAGGACACGCTTTAGGAGTTAATCCTGCATTGACTACTATGTCATTGTGCTGGGGAGACACATGGACAAATATGATTCAGCCATTCTGGGCTCTTCCTGGTCTAGGTATAGCAAAACTTGGAGTCAGAGACATTATGGGATATTGTGTTATGGTATTCTTATGGACAGGTATCATTATCTTCATGGCTATGCTGGCATGGATATATCTATTTTAA